The proteins below are encoded in one region of Brachionichthys hirsutus isolate HB-005 chromosome 12, CSIRO-AGI_Bhir_v1, whole genome shotgun sequence:
- the ndufa10 gene encoding NADH dehydrogenase [ubiquinone] 1 alpha subcomplex subunit 10, mitochondrial isoform X2 → MALRAIRTVIPSGAAAFKSAGLHTSSSKSLNYGFFAYLLGERTTPRLNRYSKIITVDGNLASGKGALAQKLAEQLGMLYMPEADTFYLDKITGEKEPLPVTYNGMCSLERFYADPKAADGNSYRLQLWMYNMRLIQYSDAVEHLLATGQGVVLERSPFSDVVFLEAMFKEGYIRKECVDHYDEVKGISICEFLPPHLVVYIDQPAEEAQKKLRQSGKPHLQNVPLSYLKSIGNSYKNSFLPEIIKTSEVLVYDAAQARDVEKVTEDFEYLPFEKGPWLEQDDVTYHHMRMLVEDKRRVASLIHIPKYLPEITIGAHEYDEIYHGFRSLPGKKYAPGYNTDIGDKHIWFK, encoded by the exons ATGGCCCTGAGGGCGATCCGGACGGTCATCCCTTCGGGAGCAGCTGCGTTTAAATCG GCAGGACTTCACACGAGTTCATCCAAAAGCCTAAACTACGGCTTTTTTGCCTACTTGCTCGGGGAGAGGACGACGCCGCGGTTAAACCGCTACAGCAAAATCATCACCGTGGATGGAAACTTGGCGTCGGGGAAAGGAGCGCTGGCGCAGAAGCTGGCCGAGCAGCTGG GGATGCTGTACATGCCCGAGGCGGACACCTTCTACCTGGACAAGATCACCGGAGAGAAGGAGCCGCTTCCCGTCACCTACAACGGGATGTGCAGCCTGGAGAGGTTCTACGCCGACCCCAAAGCTGCCGACGGGAACAGCTATCGACTCCAGCTGTGGATGTACAACATGAGGCTGATCCAGTATTCGGACGCCGTCGAGCACCTGCTCGCCACAG GCCAGGGAGTGGTCCTGGAGCGTTCTCCGTTCAGTGACGTGGTCTTCCTGGAGGCCATGTTCAAGGAGGGATACATCCGGAAGGAGT GTGTCGATCACTACGACGAGGTCAAAGGGATCAGCATCTGCGAGTTCCTGCCCCCCCACCTCGTCGTCTACATCGACCAGCCGGCCGAGGAGGCGCAGAAGAAGCTGCGGCAGAGCGGCAAG CCCCATCTGCAGAACGTGCCGCTGTCTTATCTGAAGAGCATCGGCAATTCCTACAAGAATTCCTTCCTGCCCGAGATCAT CAAAACGTCTGAAGTTCTGGTTTATGATGCAGCACAAGCCCGAGACGTGGAGAAG GTAACGGAAGACTTTGAGTATCTGCCGTTTGAAAAGGGGCCGTGGCTGGAGCAGGATGACGTCACCTACCACCACATGAGGATGCT GGTGGAGGACAAACGCAGGGTGGCGTCCCTGATCCACATCCCCAAGTACCTGCCAGAGATCACCATCGGCGCCCACGAGTACGACGAGATCTACCACGGCTTCAGATCG CTCCCGGGGAAAAAGTACGCCCCCGGGTATAACACCGACATCGGAGACAAACACATCTGGTTTAAATGA
- the LOC137901932 gene encoding LOW QUALITY PROTEIN: aryl hydrocarbon receptor-like (The sequence of the model RefSeq protein was modified relative to this genomic sequence to represent the inferred CDS: inserted 2 bases in 2 codons; deleted 5 bases in 4 codons), with product MSVNPGAYANKKRKKPVLKPKKTSEGNEVVKSNPSKRHRDRLNGELDRLTDLLPFSEEIRTRLDKLSVLRLSVGYLRVKSYFSASMKNGIKNPAFPGVDGQKANGAGAAGPSEGDLLLQVRRTPALNGFVIVVASEGVVFYISPTIKDYLGFRQSDVVHQSVFELVHADDRVLFREQLHFALKPGETRTAERGLDLLNGALYSPEQLPPENSSFLERSFVCRFRCLLDNSSGFLVALKFQGRLKYLHGQGGPPRDNGSGGEPQLALFAIATPVQPPTIVEIRSKTLLFQSKHKLDFTPIAMDTRGKAILGYSETEFSMKGSGYQFVHAADMMHCADNHLRMMRTGESGLAVFRLLSKSRGWVWVKANAKLVYKGGRPDFIVAYQKVLANGEGEEYRRERRLQLPFSDATGEAVLYDAGPTMDVSQFQFNKMFDGGGLREGVAPGSMLDAFLKQGEVAYAQGAEHPLPVDQVFKDSWALVSVASDSWXENGVTPTTGAPAVKEEVKQSVIDVIDHLEKMAHGGELRAAFQSFDVADSELMAWERALSGMGQDGNRNDVISAALDSIVADDVFDMTDSILFKDNGVGGAFPGCPASAGRRQQQLFDAPSPDYTYPPLNAVCSRQQGATCKADFFSPSVELLQILIPQSCVPPHGGAPQDSFQANGRLLQSSARPALTAPRRRRDDRQVGRWTQHQLPYASFMQNGPGGAAGPNHPEHGGLACSQAATQISCMFGPAGGGGVLAFSGASDQRGPDVTLDQXPPQGSCYFQWGHGEPVEGTSAIVQDSASVSPLTAPPPQNTPFTRSAADRHTPTRTDGGADSRQWVISEGGACRRVGFGMQPEDLGWV from the exons ATGTCGGTAAACCCGGGGGCTTACGccaacaagaagaggaagaagcccGTCCTCAAACC AAAAAAGACCAGCGAAGGAAATGAAGTCGTCAAATCGAACCCTTCCAAGCGCCACCGGGATCGGCTGAACGGAGAGCTGGACCGCCTGACGGACCTCCTGCCCTTTTCCGAGGAGATCCGCACTCGCCTGGACAAACTGTCGGTGCTCCGCCTCAGCGTGGGATACCTCCGGGTCAAGAGCTACTTCAGCG CGTCCATGAAGAACGGGATCAAGAACCCGGCGTTCCCGGGAGTCGACGGGCAGAAGGCGaacggcgccggcgccgcgggCCCCTCCGAGGGcgacctgctgctgcaggtacGCCGAACCCC GGCGCTGAACGGCTTCGTGATCGTGGTCGCGTCGGAGGGCGTGGTCTTCTACATCTCGCCCACGATCAAGGACTACCTGGGCTT CCGACAGTCGGACGTGGTCCATCAGAGCGTGTTCGAGCTCGTCCACGCCGACGACCGGGTTCTGTTCAGGGAGCAGCTC CACTTCGCTCTGAAGCCGGGTGAGACCCGAACCGCCGAACGGGGGCTCGACCTCCT TAACGGCGCCCTCTACAGCCCCGAGCAGCTTCCCCCGGAGAACTCGTCTTTCCTGGAGAGGAGCTTCGTGTGTCGCTTCCGCTGCCTCCTGGACAACTCGTCCGGCTTCCTGGTTG CTCTGAAGTTCCAAGGCCGGCTCAAGTACCTCCACGGCCAGGGGGGG CCCCCGAGGGACAACGGGAGCGGCGGCGAGCCCCAGCTGGCGCTGTTCGCCATCGCCACGCCCGTCCAGCCGCCGACCATCGTGGAGATCAGGAGCAAAACGCTCCTCTTC CAGAGCAAGCACAAGCTGGACTTCACGCCCATCGCCATGGATACCAG GGGGAAGGCCATTCTGGGCTACTCGGAGACGGAGTTCAGCATGAAAGGCTCCGGCTACCAGTTCGTCCACGCCGCCGACATGATGCACTGCGCCGACAACCACCTCCGCA TGATGAGAACCGGGGAGAGCGGCCTGGCGGTCTTCAGGCTGCTCAGTAAGTCCCGCGGCTGGGTGTGGGTGAAGGCCAACGCCAAGCTGGTCTACAAAGGGGGCCGGCCCGACTTCATCGTAGCCTATCAGAAGGTTTTGGC CAACGGCGAGGGCGAGGAGTATCGGCGCGAGCGGCGGCTGCAGCTTCCCTTCAGCGACGCCACCGGGGAGGCGGTCCTCTACGACGCCGGCCCCACCATGGACGTCTCGCAGTTCCAGTTCAACAAGATGTTTGACGGCGGCGGCCTCCGGGAGGGCGTGGCCCCCGGCTCCATGCTGGACGCCTTCCTGAAGCAGGGC GAAGTGGCCTACGCCCAGGGGGCGGAGCATCCCTTACCCGTGGATCAGGTGTTCAAGGACAGCTGGGCGCTGGTCAGCGTCGCCAGCGACTCGT CGGAGAACGGCGTCACGCCGACGACCGGCGCTCCCGCCGTGAAGGAGGAGGTCAAGCAGTCGGTCATCGACGTCATCGACCATCTGGAGAAAATGGCCCACGGCGGCGAGCTGCGTGCGGCGTTCCAGAGCTTCGACGTCGCCGACTCGGAGCTGATGGCGTGGGAGCGCGCCCTGAGCGGGATGGGTCAGGACGGGAATCGGAACGACGTCATCAGCGCCGCGCTGGACAGCATCGTCGCCGACGACGTCTTCGACATGACGGATTCCATTTTGTTTAAGGACAACGGCGTGGGCGGCGCCTTTCCCGGCTGCCCCGCCTCCGCCGGCCGccgtcagcagcagctgttcGACGCTCCGAGCCCCGACTACACTTACCCTCCCCTGAACGCCGTCTGCTctcgccagcagggggcgacgtGCAAGGCG GACTTCTTCAGCCCGTCCGTTGAGCTGCTGCAGATTCTTATCCCGCAGTCCTGTGTGCCGCCACACGGGGGCGCGCCGCAGGACAGCTTCCAAGCTAACGGGCGTCTGCTGCAGAGTTCTGCCCGACCGGCGCTG ACGGCCCCCCGGCGGAGACGGGACGACCGCCAGGTGGGACGGTGGACGCAGCACCAGCTGCCTTACGCTAGCTTCATGCAGAACGGTCCCGGGGGGGCCGCCGGACCGAACCACCCTGAGCACGGGGGGCTGGCGTGCAGCCAGGCCGCCACCCAAATCAGCTGCATGTTCGGCCCGGCGGGGGGCGGCGGCGTTCTGGCGTTCTCGGGGGCCTCGGACCAGCGGGGGCCGGACGTGACCCTGGATC AGCCCCCCCAGGGGTCCTGCTACTTCCAGTGGGGACACGGCGAGCCCGTGGAGGGGACGTCCGCCATCGTGCAGGACAGCGCCAGCGTCAGCCCCCTgaccgccccgccccctcagaACACGCCCTTTACACGCAGCGCAGCAGACCGGCACACGCCTACACGGACGGATGGGGGGGCGGATTCACGCCAGTGGGTTATCAGTGAGGGGGGGGCCTGCAGGCGGGTCGGGTTCGGGATGCAGCCTGAGGACCTCGGGTGGGTGTGA
- the ndufa10 gene encoding NADH dehydrogenase [ubiquinone] 1 alpha subcomplex subunit 10, mitochondrial isoform X1: MALRAIRTVIPSGAAAFKSASITPNAGLHTSSSKSLNYGFFAYLLGERTTPRLNRYSKIITVDGNLASGKGALAQKLAEQLGMLYMPEADTFYLDKITGEKEPLPVTYNGMCSLERFYADPKAADGNSYRLQLWMYNMRLIQYSDAVEHLLATGQGVVLERSPFSDVVFLEAMFKEGYIRKECVDHYDEVKGISICEFLPPHLVVYIDQPAEEAQKKLRQSGKPHLQNVPLSYLKSIGNSYKNSFLPEIIKTSEVLVYDAAQARDVEKVTEDFEYLPFEKGPWLEQDDVTYHHMRMLVEDKRRVASLIHIPKYLPEITIGAHEYDEIYHGFRSLPGKKYAPGYNTDIGDKHIWFK; this comes from the exons ATGGCCCTGAGGGCGATCCGGACGGTCATCCCTTCGGGAGCAGCTGCGTTTAAATCGGCGAGTATCACACCGAAT GCAGGACTTCACACGAGTTCATCCAAAAGCCTAAACTACGGCTTTTTTGCCTACTTGCTCGGGGAGAGGACGACGCCGCGGTTAAACCGCTACAGCAAAATCATCACCGTGGATGGAAACTTGGCGTCGGGGAAAGGAGCGCTGGCGCAGAAGCTGGCCGAGCAGCTGG GGATGCTGTACATGCCCGAGGCGGACACCTTCTACCTGGACAAGATCACCGGAGAGAAGGAGCCGCTTCCCGTCACCTACAACGGGATGTGCAGCCTGGAGAGGTTCTACGCCGACCCCAAAGCTGCCGACGGGAACAGCTATCGACTCCAGCTGTGGATGTACAACATGAGGCTGATCCAGTATTCGGACGCCGTCGAGCACCTGCTCGCCACAG GCCAGGGAGTGGTCCTGGAGCGTTCTCCGTTCAGTGACGTGGTCTTCCTGGAGGCCATGTTCAAGGAGGGATACATCCGGAAGGAGT GTGTCGATCACTACGACGAGGTCAAAGGGATCAGCATCTGCGAGTTCCTGCCCCCCCACCTCGTCGTCTACATCGACCAGCCGGCCGAGGAGGCGCAGAAGAAGCTGCGGCAGAGCGGCAAG CCCCATCTGCAGAACGTGCCGCTGTCTTATCTGAAGAGCATCGGCAATTCCTACAAGAATTCCTTCCTGCCCGAGATCAT CAAAACGTCTGAAGTTCTGGTTTATGATGCAGCACAAGCCCGAGACGTGGAGAAG GTAACGGAAGACTTTGAGTATCTGCCGTTTGAAAAGGGGCCGTGGCTGGAGCAGGATGACGTCACCTACCACCACATGAGGATGCT GGTGGAGGACAAACGCAGGGTGGCGTCCCTGATCCACATCCCCAAGTACCTGCCAGAGATCACCATCGGCGCCCACGAGTACGACGAGATCTACCACGGCTTCAGATCG CTCCCGGGGAAAAAGTACGCCCCCGGGTATAACACCGACATCGGAGACAAACACATCTGGTTTAAATGA